DNA sequence from the Stenotrophomonas sp. 24(2023) genome:
AACAGGGGTTTGCGCAGCGCCTTGGCATCGGCGCGGGCATCGACCGCCTCGATGCTCTTCCAGTATGACTGCGGCACACCCATCGGCAGCTGCGCGGCCGGCACCTTGGCAGGGCCCAGTGCGGCGGCAATCTGCGCATCCAGTGCCTTCAGCCGCGCCTGTGCCTCCGGGCCGGTCTGGCCGTTGACGGCCAGCAGGTGGCGGTTCTGTTCGGGCAGCAGTTGCAGCAGCGTGCGTGCCGGTGCGGCCCACAGGATCGCCCCCCGGGCCTGCGGCCAGCGGCTGGCGATGCGCGGGGCGAGCATGCCGCCCTGGCTGTGGCCCATCACGAACACGCGGCGGCCATCGATGCGCGGATCCGCGGCCAGGGCCGCCAGTGCGGCCACGGCGTCATCGGTGGTTTCATCATCGGCGGTGAAGTCGCCGCGGAAATCCTGTGGGCGGGCGAAGCTGCGCTTGTCATAGCGCAGTACAGCAATCCCCCGGGTGGCCAGGCCGCGCGCCACGTCCAGGAACGGGCGGTTGGCGCCGATGGTTTCGTCACGGTCCTGCGGACCGGAACCGTGCACCAGCACCACGGCCGGGAAGGGGCCCTTGCCCTTGGGGACCGCCAGCGTGCCGGGCAGGGCGCCGCGCACCTGCGGCACGCTGAAATCCACCTCCGCATAGCGTGCATCGGCGGGCGGCGGCGGTGCTTTGTCCGGCGGGGCGGGGCGCAGCAGCAGGCCGGCCACCTTGTCCTGCCCATCCACCGCTACCTGCGCGATCATCGCACCGCTGGCGAACCGCAGTGGCACTTCCACCAGGTGCACGCCCTGCTGTTCGCGGCTGCGGGCCACGCCGCGCTGCTGCAGTTCGCCCAGCGACTGCCACAGGCCCTGCAGCTTTTCGGCAGGCACGGCCGCGGCCATCGGCGGGGTGAACATCGCTTCGGCATCGGCGATGCGCCCGGCCTGCAGATGGTCCAGCAACTGCGTGGCGACCTGCTGCGGCTCGGCGGCCAGCGCGCCACCGCTGGTGGCTGCAAGGGCGAGGGCAAGCAGTCGATGGCGTGCGTTCATCGTTACTGCTCCTTCTTGAAGACCAGCATGGCCGGGCGCATCGGCGCCGGGATGATGATGTTGACCAGTTCCCAGCCGAGCTGGCCCTGGCGGCTCAGTTCGGCCTGCACATCTTCGGGTTTGAGGACACCCATCAGGGTCGTCTTCACTTCAACGGTCTGGTAGCTCCAACGCGTGCTCATTCCTTGTCCTCCGTCGATGGCCTGGGTTTGGGCAGCCGCCCTGCCTTGCGCAGTGCGTCGCGCAGCACGTATTCGATCTGGGCGTTGAGGCTGCGCAGCTCGTCGTCGGCCCAGCGCTGCGCGGCGGCCAGGACATCGGCATTGATGCGCAGTGGATAGGCTTTCTTCTCGCTCATGGAATCTCCTGGCGGGAGCGTGGGGCTCCCGCTTGGGGTGCCGGCGCCAGGCCGGCGGGTACCGCACGATCAGTACAGCGAACCGGCGTTGACGATCGGCTGGGTGCCACGGTCCGAGCACAGCACGGTCAACAGGTTGCTGACCATGTGCGCCTTGCGCTCCTCATCCAGCTGCACCACGCCGTTCTTCTGCAGTTCGGCCAGGGCCATTTCCACCATGCCCACCGCGCCGGCGACGATGCGCGTGCGCGCGGCGATCACCGCGTTGGCCTGCTGGCGCTGCAGCATCGCCTGGGCGATTTCGGCGGCATAGGCCAGGTGGCTGATGCGTGCGTCGAGCACCTGCACGCCCGCATCGGCCAGGCGCTCGGCCAGCTCGTTCTTCAGGTGCAGCGAAATCTCGCTGGCGTGGCTGCGCAGGGCCAGCTGGCCGTCTTCGTGCTGGTCATAGGGGTAGCTGGTGGCCATCGCACGCAGCGCCGATTCGGACTGGATGTGCACGAAGCTCTCGTAGTCGTCCACGTTGTAGACCGCTTCGGACGCATCGACCACCTGCCAGACGATCACCGCGGCGATCTCGATCGGGCTGCCGTCCAGCTCGTTGACCTTCAGCTTGCCGCTTTCGAAGTTGCGCACGCGCTGGCTGACCCGGCGCTTGCTGTAGAAGGGGTTGTTCCAGCGCAGGCCGTTGTCCTTCACGGTGCCCACGTACTTGCCGAACAGGCTCAGCACGGCGGCCTGGTTGGGCTGCACGGTGTACAGGCCGCACAGCGCCAGCAGGGCGACCAGAGCGATCGCCACCCCGGCCAGCATCAGCGCGATGTTGGGCGAGCCGCTGGTGGCCTTCGCGGCAGCCCCGAGCACGAACAGGGCGCAGCCGGCCAGGCCTGCGAGCAGGGCCCCGGCGAGCAGGCCCAGGCCGTTGAGGGAGGACAGCGACTTCTCTTTCATGGCGGTACGTCCTTGAGGGTTCCAATGGAAGATATCAAATTGATATCACTCCGCAAGTGCCGTTCGTCGGACGGGCCAACCGGGGCGGACCGGCTAGAATGCCCACCCGCCTTCACATTGCTGCCGGAATCCCCATGGCCAAGCTCGGAACCCCGCTGTCCCCCTCCGCTACCCGCGTGCTGCTGCTGGGCTCGGGCGAACTGGGCAAGGAGGTGGCCATCGAACTGCAGCGGCTGGGGGTGGAGGTGATTGCCGCCGACCGCTATGCCGATGCCCCGGCCATGCAGGTGGCCCACCGCTCGCATGTGATCGACATGCTCGATGCGATGGCGCTGCGCCAGCTGATCGCCCAGGAGCAGCCGCACCTGGTGGTGCCGGAAATCGAAGCCATCCATACCGAAACCCTGGTCCAGCTGG
Encoded proteins:
- a CDS encoding alpha/beta fold hydrolase, translated to MNARHRLLALALAATSGGALAAEPQQVATQLLDHLQAGRIADAEAMFTPPMAAAVPAEKLQGLWQSLGELQQRGVARSREQQGVHLVEVPLRFASGAMIAQVAVDGQDKVAGLLLRPAPPDKAPPPPADARYAEVDFSVPQVRGALPGTLAVPKGKGPFPAVVLVHGSGPQDRDETIGANRPFLDVARGLATRGIAVLRYDKRSFARPQDFRGDFTADDETTDDAVAALAALAADPRIDGRRVFVMGHSQGGMLAPRIASRWPQARGAILWAAPARTLLQLLPEQNRHLLAVNGQTGPEAQARLKALDAQIAAALGPAKVPAAQLPMGVPQSYWKSIEAVDARADAKALRKPLLLLQGGRDFQVTATDWQLWQQALAGQPGAALKDYPALNHLGIAGTGAGSLQEYSRPGHVDAQLIADVAHWVEVQR
- a CDS encoding DUF4177 domain-containing protein → MSTRWSYQTVEVKTTLMGVLKPEDVQAELSRQGQLGWELVNIIIPAPMRPAMLVFKKEQ
- a CDS encoding Arc family DNA binding domain-containing protein, which produces MSEKKAYPLRINADVLAAAQRWADDELRSLNAQIEYVLRDALRKAGRLPKPRPSTEDKE
- a CDS encoding SPFH domain-containing protein, translating into MKEKSLSSLNGLGLLAGALLAGLAGCALFVLGAAAKATSGSPNIALMLAGVAIALVALLALCGLYTVQPNQAAVLSLFGKYVGTVKDNGLRWNNPFYSKRRVSQRVRNFESGKLKVNELDGSPIEIAAVIVWQVVDASEAVYNVDDYESFVHIQSESALRAMATSYPYDQHEDGQLALRSHASEISLHLKNELAERLADAGVQVLDARISHLAYAAEIAQAMLQRQQANAVIAARTRIVAGAVGMVEMALAELQKNGVVQLDEERKAHMVSNLLTVLCSDRGTQPIVNAGSLY